Proteins co-encoded in one Streptococcus parauberis NCFD 2020 genomic window:
- a CDS encoding 6-phospho-beta-glucosidase codes for MSFPKDFLWGGALAAHQFEGGVLESSKGLSVADVMTAGAHGVPRVITDGVVEGSYYPNHVGIDFYHRYKEDIAMFADLGFKAFRTSIAWTRLFPTGFENEPDQEGLKFYDDVFDELLKYGIEPVITLSHFEMPYELAKKNGGFMSRETVDAFVRFAEVCFTHYQDKVKYWMTFNEINNQMNYRNDIFGWTNSGAHFGEYENPEEAMYICGHHTLLASARAVKIGKDINPDFQIGNMIAMVPIYPYSCRPEDVLLANQAMHDRWFFCDVQVRGHYPAYALKMFEQKGFNIPITEEDKAVLAEGTVDYIGFSYYMTNVVDSQKEQADMSKTIEASNPFSVKNPFIKESDWGWAIDPVGMRYALNIFYERYEKPMFIVENGFGAVDVKEEDGSIHDQYRIDYLKAHIQEMEKAINEDGVELMGYTPWGCIDCVSFTTGEMKKRYGFIYVDRDNEGKGTLERSKKDSYDWYKQVTASNGEVL; via the coding sequence ATGTCATTTCCAAAAGATTTCTTATGGGGCGGAGCCCTTGCTGCACACCAATTTGAAGGTGGAGTTCTGGAAAGTTCAAAAGGCTTGAGCGTTGCGGACGTTATGACGGCTGGCGCCCATGGGGTTCCTCGTGTGATTACGGATGGTGTGGTTGAAGGGAGCTATTATCCTAACCACGTCGGAATTGATTTTTATCATCGTTATAAAGAAGATATTGCTATGTTTGCGGACCTAGGCTTTAAAGCTTTTCGCACGTCAATTGCTTGGACACGTCTGTTCCCAACTGGTTTTGAAAATGAACCGGATCAAGAAGGACTTAAATTCTACGATGATGTTTTTGATGAATTATTGAAATATGGAATTGAGCCAGTTATTACTTTGTCTCACTTTGAAATGCCTTATGAGTTAGCTAAGAAAAACGGTGGCTTTATGAGTAGAGAAACAGTTGATGCTTTCGTTAGATTTGCAGAAGTTTGTTTCACGCACTATCAAGATAAAGTTAAATACTGGATGACATTTAATGAGATTAACAATCAAATGAATTATCGTAATGACATCTTTGGTTGGACAAACTCTGGTGCGCATTTTGGTGAGTATGAAAATCCCGAAGAAGCGATGTACATCTGTGGTCACCATACGTTGCTAGCTTCAGCACGCGCTGTTAAAATTGGTAAAGATATCAATCCAGATTTTCAAATTGGGAATATGATTGCCATGGTACCAATTTATCCATACTCATGTCGTCCAGAAGATGTACTTCTAGCTAATCAGGCTATGCATGACAGATGGTTCTTCTGTGATGTTCAAGTAAGAGGACATTACCCAGCTTATGCTCTTAAGATGTTTGAACAAAAAGGATTTAACATTCCAATTACAGAAGAAGACAAGGCAGTCTTAGCTGAAGGAACAGTAGATTATATTGGTTTCTCATATTACATGACAAATGTGGTTGATTCTCAAAAAGAACAAGCTGACATGTCAAAAACCATTGAAGCTTCTAATCCTTTCAGTGTTAAAAATCCTTTCATCAAGGAGTCAGATTGGGGCTGGGCAATCGACCCAGTTGGTATGCGTTATGCTCTTAACATTTTCTATGAACGTTATGAAAAACCAATGTTCATCGTTGAGAATGGTTTTGGTGCAGTTGACGTCAAAGAAGAAGACGGTTCAATTCATGACCAATACCGTATTGATTACCTTAAAGCTCATATCCAAGAAATGGAAAAAGCAATCAATGAAGATGGTGTTGAACTAATGGGCTATACTCCTTGGGGCTGTATCGACTGTGTGTCATTTACAACAGGTGAAATGAAAAAACGTTACGGCTTCATTTACGTAGACCGTGATAATGAAGGTAAGGGAACACTTGAACGTTCTAAGAAAGATTCATATGACTGGTACAAACAAGTAACAGCTTCAAATGGTGAAGTTTTATAA
- a CDS encoding aminoacyltransferase: protein MGTNFSYKMGISTEEHDAFVKASSETNLLQSSAWAQVKSNWASERIGIYKGNEQVASMSILIKPLPLKQSIIYIPRGPVLDYSDKELLAYTFGILKKIGKEKKAIFIKFDPAILYKQYSINEVGTESEKAKEIIYNIISAGAKWTGLTMEIADSIQPRFQANRYLHDNLETSFPKHTKRLMKDAIRRGVKVKRSDISEIDVFANVVALTEERKKIALRNKAYFKKLMTIYGDDAYLHLATVNIAEHLVTFKSELARVEKDLSETLEHQVKRIKKLSDQKESLKKYISEFERYSVKYPDEVVIAGILSIGYGTSMEMLYAGMNEDFKKFYPQYLLYPKVFQDAFDNGIAWANMGGVEGSLDDGLTKFKANFNPTIEEFIGEFNIPVNPLYYPANALYKLRKTLRNKH from the coding sequence ATGGGTACAAATTTTTCTTATAAAATGGGCATCAGCACTGAGGAACACGATGCCTTTGTGAAAGCAAGCAGTGAAACAAACTTGCTACAAAGTAGCGCTTGGGCACAAGTTAAAAGTAATTGGGCTAGTGAACGAATTGGTATTTACAAAGGCAATGAACAAGTAGCCTCCATGTCAATTCTTATTAAGCCATTACCTTTGAAACAAAGTATTATCTACATCCCAAGGGGACCAGTTTTAGACTATTCGGACAAAGAATTATTGGCGTACACTTTTGGAATTCTCAAGAAAATCGGGAAAGAAAAGAAAGCTATTTTTATCAAGTTTGATCCAGCAATTCTATATAAGCAATATAGTATTAATGAAGTGGGAACTGAGTCAGAGAAGGCTAAGGAAATAATTTATAATATTATTTCAGCTGGTGCAAAATGGACCGGTTTGACAATGGAAATTGCTGACAGTATTCAGCCCCGCTTCCAGGCCAATCGTTATCTCCATGATAACTTAGAAACAAGTTTTCCAAAACATACGAAACGTTTGATGAAAGATGCGATTAGACGAGGTGTAAAAGTCAAACGCTCAGATATAAGTGAAATTGACGTCTTTGCAAATGTTGTCGCCTTAACTGAGGAACGCAAAAAAATTGCCTTAAGAAACAAAGCTTATTTTAAAAAGCTGATGACTATTTATGGAGATGACGCCTATCTTCATTTAGCTACGGTTAACATTGCAGAGCATTTGGTTACATTTAAATCAGAGCTTGCGCGTGTTGAAAAAGACTTAAGTGAAACATTGGAACATCAGGTGAAAAGAATCAAAAAGTTATCTGATCAAAAAGAATCACTTAAAAAATACATTTCAGAATTTGAAAGATACTCTGTTAAATATCCAGATGAAGTCGTTATTGCTGGTATTTTATCCATAGGTTATGGAACATCTATGGAAATGCTTTATGCTGGTATGAATGAAGACTTTAAGAAATTCTACCCACAATACCTGCTTTATCCAAAAGTCTTTCAAGATGCTTTTGATAATGGGATTGCATGGGCAAATATGGGCGGTGTAGAAGGTAGCCTAGATGATGGCTTAACAAAATTTAAAGCCAATTTTAACCCAACCATTGAAGAATTCATTGGAGAATTTAATATTCCCGTTAACCCACTTTACTACCCAGCCAACGCCCTCTATAAATTGAGAAAAACATTGCGGAATAAGCATTAA
- a CDS encoding helix-turn-helix domain-containing protein has translation MISVNLDQVLLKRRMTSKELAERIGITQANLSILKTGKAKGIRFETLEKICLILDCQPGDILSYEAREKQR, from the coding sequence ATGATCTCAGTAAACCTTGACCAAGTCCTTCTCAAAAGAAGAATGACCTCCAAGGAGTTGGCTGAAAGGATTGGCATCACTCAAGCCAACTTATCTATATTAAAAACAGGGAAAGCAAAAGGCATCCGTTTTGAAACCCTTGAGAAAATCTGTTTGATTTTAGATTGTCAACCAGGAGATATATTATCTTATGAAGCAAGAGAAAAACAAAGATAA
- a CDS encoding sugar phosphate isomerase/epimerase family protein has product MNNQIVANLLIFEDKWKNGEKQSELIQKALELGFSAIEIRREYFFNIHEEIEEIKTLRMKNNFELYYSIPDKIFVDGKVNQAFKNYISESKDLGVSKIKCNIGDFQNFKGNMKEELSFILDNSFEVNVENDQSKENGTIAPIQKFFVKVSNEGLDIGFVYDIGNWLFVSESPETAKEQLKTYTRYIHLKDIEKTSNSELTVVGIDKGQLDWRKLLRDLLSDYPLAIEYPMENNEDIHSDLETINTYLETLS; this is encoded by the coding sequence ATGAATAATCAAATTGTAGCAAACTTACTTATTTTTGAAGATAAGTGGAAAAATGGTGAGAAACAAAGTGAATTAATTCAAAAGGCTTTAGAACTTGGTTTTTCAGCTATTGAAATTAGAAGAGAATACTTCTTTAACATACATGAAGAAATTGAAGAGATCAAAACTCTTCGTATGAAAAATAATTTTGAACTTTATTATAGTATTCCTGATAAAATTTTTGTTGATGGTAAAGTAAATCAGGCATTCAAAAACTATATTTCTGAATCTAAAGATCTTGGTGTTTCTAAAATTAAATGTAATATTGGCGATTTTCAAAATTTTAAAGGAAATATGAAAGAAGAATTATCTTTCATACTTGATAACTCGTTTGAAGTTAATGTTGAAAATGACCAATCAAAAGAAAATGGGACAATAGCACCTATTCAGAAGTTCTTTGTAAAAGTAAGTAATGAAGGATTAGATATTGGTTTTGTATATGATATTGGAAATTGGCTATTCGTTTCTGAATCTCCTGAAACGGCTAAGGAACAATTGAAAACATATACAAGATATATCCACTTAAAAGATATTGAAAAAACAAGTAATTCGGAACTTACTGTTGTTGGAATTGACAAAGGGCAATTAGATTGGAGAAAACTACTTAGAGATTTATTAAGTGATTATCCCCTTGCCATTGAGTATCCAATGGAAAATAATGAAGACATTCATAGTGATTTGGAAACAATAAATACATATTTGGAGACTTTATCATGA
- a CDS encoding sugar kinase, translating to MTDIITIGEPLVVLASENLNKNLVDTSVFSKILGGAELNVMIGASRLGHSTEYITQVGEDPFGQFTVKEIEKQGVGNSYIGKDSKYWTGFYLKEFTNQGDPKTFYFRKGSAAAHISEETIDHVDLSDVKWAHLSGIFPAISEQALQMFKRLLIRIRENGIHTTFDPNLRPALWESEAKMRDTLNELAKFGEIVMPGIGEGKILVGSEDPEEIANFYLSQSHITKIVIVKLGASGAFVKTVEGESYLVPGYRVEKVIDTVGAGDGFAVGVLTGLIEGLTLKEAVKRGCAIGALAVMTQGDNDGYPTRKQLDTFQKSNIGAQYETI from the coding sequence ATGACAGATATTATTACAATAGGCGAACCACTAGTGGTACTAGCTTCTGAAAATTTAAACAAAAATTTAGTTGATACCTCAGTTTTTTCAAAGATTTTAGGTGGTGCGGAATTAAATGTTATGATTGGTGCATCACGTTTAGGACATTCAACGGAATATATTACTCAAGTGGGTGAGGATCCATTTGGTCAATTTACGGTTAAAGAAATTGAAAAACAGGGTGTTGGTAATTCTTATATTGGTAAAGATTCAAAATATTGGACAGGTTTTTATTTGAAAGAATTTACAAATCAAGGAGATCCAAAAACATTTTACTTTAGGAAGGGTTCAGCAGCAGCACATATTTCAGAGGAAACTATTGATCACGTTGATTTGAGTGATGTCAAATGGGCTCATCTTTCAGGAATATTCCCAGCAATTTCAGAACAAGCTTTACAAATGTTTAAACGCTTGTTAATTAGAATCAGAGAAAATGGTATACATACAACTTTTGATCCAAATTTGCGGCCTGCACTTTGGGAATCTGAGGCCAAGATGCGAGATACCCTCAATGAATTAGCAAAATTTGGTGAAATTGTAATGCCAGGAATTGGTGAAGGGAAGATTTTAGTTGGGTCAGAGGACCCAGAGGAGATTGCCAATTTTTATCTTTCTCAAAGTCATATTACAAAAATTGTTATTGTTAAACTTGGTGCTAGTGGAGCCTTTGTAAAAACAGTAGAAGGTGAGAGTTATTTAGTTCCTGGTTATAGAGTTGAAAAAGTTATTGATACAGTAGGAGCTGGTGATGGCTTTGCGGTGGGCGTTCTAACAGGATTAATTGAAGGCTTAACATTAAAAGAAGCAGTAAAAAGAGGCTGTGCAATAGGAGCATTAGCTGTAATGACTCAAGGAGACAATGATGGTTATCCAACACGAAAACAACTGGATACTTTTCAAAAATCAAATATAGGAGCTCAATATGAAACGATATAA
- a CDS encoding SDR family oxidoreductase, translating to MKILVTGGSGFVGKEVIRQALMQGHTVAYLSRHEGQGKLFENPMVTHIKVDLVKNQKMTLPNNYDVIVHLVGAIKPNDLQLLNVQAMRGVIKLAVENQIEQLIYLSARVGYPAYLKSKQEAEELLKASGLTYGILQSGLIYGTERPLASIIGQISRYCNQLPLLGKLVTVLSPIPVQEVAQVLLEKVKTKPASFTEKLITLYIKKNSL from the coding sequence ATGAAGATATTAGTTACTGGTGGCAGTGGTTTTGTAGGAAAAGAAGTTATCAGACAAGCGCTTATGCAGGGGCATACAGTGGCATATTTATCAAGACATGAAGGACAAGGTAAGCTTTTTGAGAATCCTATGGTGACGCATATCAAAGTAGATTTAGTAAAAAATCAGAAAATGACACTCCCAAATAATTATGATGTCATTGTTCATTTGGTCGGAGCAATCAAACCAAATGATTTACAACTCTTAAATGTGCAAGCGATGAGAGGGGTCATAAAACTAGCTGTGGAAAATCAGATTGAACAGCTTATTTACTTATCGGCACGAGTTGGGTACCCAGCCTATTTAAAAAGCAAACAAGAAGCTGAAGAATTGTTAAAAGCTTCAGGACTAACTTATGGGATTTTACAATCCGGGTTAATTTATGGAACTGAGCGTCCTCTTGCCAGTATCATTGGACAAATCAGTAGATACTGTAATCAACTACCGCTCCTTGGGAAACTAGTTACCGTACTTTCTCCTATACCTGTACAGGAAGTAGCACAAGTGTTACTAGAAAAAGTCAAAACAAAACCAGCTTCATTTACAGAAAAACTAATAACCTTATACATAAAAAAGAATAGCTTATAG
- a CDS encoding MFS transporter, with the protein MLKNYKNSYLSYFLMYTFYFLSFALFSSLISVYLLDKGYGPSQVSLVVSVSFFTSMLAQPFIGALNDRYNVKTVTIISFALTILGAILFLLANSIWFYIISYSLVLLLINGTNPVMEQLATSSPYHYGKIRIWGTIGYALGTQIAGLIYDFISPQAIYIIFVGTMLLAIIGTMGIQVRQNTIEPKTDLLTEKNRTSFKEILKDKTFLLYMIIVMLFSGVMNTGHTYLPAMLEADGLSVGLATTVVSLSVICESPLIYFSHLFMDKFKSKQLFLVSVGFVLLQYLIYALHINITSTVAVTLLAKHAAAMLFIMLNIKIVASLVDRHVLITALALIQTARNLSSIIFQSIAGQILEVSTYTVLCLVLVAVLTVIFVMVALLDLPSGNQEKLFSR; encoded by the coding sequence TTGTTGAAAAATTATAAAAATAGCTATTTGAGTTATTTTCTCATGTATACCTTTTACTTTTTATCTTTTGCCCTCTTTTCATCTTTAATATCTGTCTATTTATTGGACAAAGGGTATGGACCGAGTCAAGTGTCATTGGTTGTTTCTGTTTCATTTTTTACATCTATGTTGGCACAGCCATTTATAGGGGCGTTGAATGACCGTTACAATGTTAAAACAGTGACTATTATTTCATTTGCATTGACCATATTGGGAGCTATTTTATTTTTGTTGGCCAATTCGATTTGGTTTTATATTATTTCATATAGTTTAGTCTTACTTTTGATTAATGGGACCAACCCTGTTATGGAGCAATTAGCCACGTCAAGTCCATACCACTATGGGAAAATCCGTATTTGGGGGACTATTGGCTATGCCTTAGGAACGCAGATAGCAGGATTGATTTATGATTTCATTTCTCCACAGGCTATCTATATTATCTTTGTTGGCACCATGCTACTTGCTATCATCGGGACAATGGGGATTCAAGTTCGTCAGAATACAATTGAGCCAAAAACTGACTTGTTGACTGAAAAAAATAGAACAAGTTTTAAAGAAATTCTAAAAGATAAAACCTTTTTGCTCTATATGATTATTGTCATGCTCTTTTCTGGAGTGATGAATACTGGACACACTTATTTACCAGCCATGCTTGAAGCAGATGGTCTTAGTGTTGGTCTAGCGACTACAGTTGTCTCACTCTCAGTTATTTGTGAATCTCCTTTGATTTATTTTTCTCATCTCTTCATGGATAAGTTTAAAAGTAAGCAACTTTTCTTGGTTTCTGTAGGATTTGTACTCTTACAATATCTCATTTATGCCTTACATATTAATATCACTTCAACAGTTGCCGTCACTTTATTGGCTAAACATGCTGCTGCAATGTTATTCATTATGCTTAATATCAAAATTGTTGCTTCACTTGTTGATCGTCATGTCTTGATTACAGCTTTAGCACTTATTCAGACTGCACGTAATCTTTCCTCAATTATTTTTCAAAGCATTGCTGGACAAATTCTGGAAGTGTCAACCTATACTGTCCTTTGTTTGGTCTTGGTAGCAGTATTAACAGTTATCTTTGTGATGGTTGCTCTGCTTGATTTACCAAGCGGCAACCAGGAGAAACTTTTTTCACGTTAA
- a CDS encoding gluconate 5-dehydrogenase encodes MKETILDSFSLKGKVALVTGASYGIGFALASAFAKAGATIVFNDINTDALSKGEKAYQEAGINAKGYVCDVTDEDAVNKMTSEIESEFGKIDILVNNAGIIKRIPMTEMSAKDFRQVIDIDLNGPFIVSKAVIPGMIKNGGGKIINICSMMSELGRETVSAYAAAKGGLKMLTKNIASEYGKYNIQCNGIGPGYIATPQTAPLRELQEDGSRHPFDSFIIAKTPAERWGDAEDLQGPAVFLASSASDFVNGHILYVDGGILAYIGKQP; translated from the coding sequence ATGAAAGAAACAATTTTAGATTCATTTTCACTAAAAGGAAAAGTTGCCCTAGTTACTGGAGCAAGTTACGGTATTGGTTTTGCCCTCGCTTCAGCATTTGCTAAAGCTGGTGCAACAATTGTTTTTAATGACATCAATACAGATGCTCTTTCAAAAGGAGAAAAAGCTTATCAAGAAGCAGGTATCAATGCTAAAGGTTATGTTTGTGACGTGACTGATGAAGATGCAGTCAATAAAATGACAAGTGAAATTGAAAGTGAATTTGGGAAAATTGATATTCTTGTTAATAATGCAGGGATTATCAAACGGATACCAATGACTGAAATGTCCGCAAAAGATTTCAGACAAGTAATTGATATTGATTTAAATGGACCATTTATTGTTTCTAAAGCAGTTATTCCTGGAATGATAAAAAATGGTGGTGGTAAAATCATTAACATTTGTTCAATGATGTCTGAATTAGGTCGTGAAACAGTTTCCGCATATGCAGCAGCTAAAGGTGGATTAAAAATGTTGACTAAGAATATAGCATCAGAATATGGTAAGTATAATATCCAATGTAATGGCATTGGTCCTGGCTATATTGCAACACCACAGACAGCGCCACTTCGTGAATTACAAGAAGATGGTTCAAGGCATCCTTTTGACTCATTTATCATCGCTAAAACGCCTGCAGAAAGATGGGGAGATGCAGAAGACTTGCAAGGACCCGCTGTTTTCCTTGCTTCCTCGGCTTCTGATTTTGTTAATGGACATATTCTTTATGTTGATGGCGGAATTTTGGCATATATTGGAAAACAACCCTAA
- a CDS encoding bifunctional 4-hydroxy-2-oxoglutarate aldolase/2-dehydro-3-deoxy-phosphogluconate aldolase, producing MKRYNILQQMINSGVVAVVRANSPEKAIKIVDAIIEGGIKSIELTYSVPQANDVIKELVDKYQGSGVTIGAGTVLEPISARLAIIAGAQFIVSPCFDREVAKLCNLYQIPYIPGIFTPTEVKTALEYGSEVIKLFPGDISGANMIKDLKGPFPDLNILPSGGVNADNIKDWMKAGATIVSAGSSLYSIGKNDDFELITQNANEFIRSYQKCLITKK from the coding sequence ATGAAACGATATAATATTTTACAACAAATGATAAATTCGGGCGTTGTGGCTGTCGTTCGGGCTAATAGTCCAGAAAAAGCAATAAAAATTGTAGATGCAATTATTGAAGGTGGAATTAAATCAATAGAGTTAACTTACTCAGTTCCTCAGGCTAATGACGTTATCAAAGAATTAGTTGATAAATACCAAGGTTCAGGTGTAACAATTGGTGCGGGAACAGTTTTGGAACCTATTTCTGCAAGATTAGCCATTATTGCAGGAGCTCAATTCATTGTCAGTCCTTGCTTTGATAGAGAAGTAGCAAAATTATGTAATTTATATCAAATTCCTTATATACCTGGAATTTTTACACCAACGGAAGTCAAAACGGCATTAGAATATGGTTCAGAAGTCATCAAACTCTTCCCTGGTGATATTAGTGGTGCAAATATGATTAAGGATTTAAAAGGTCCCTTCCCAGATCTCAATATTTTGCCTTCAGGTGGGGTAAATGCAGATAATATTAAAGATTGGATGAAGGCAGGAGCGACAATAGTTAGTGCTGGTTCAAGTTTATATTCCATTGGAAAAAATGATGATTTTGAACTAATTACCCAAAATGCAAATGAATTTATTAGAAGTTATCAAAAGTGTTTGATAACTAAAAAATAG
- a CDS encoding MurR/RpiR family transcriptional regulator yields MTLLYQLQEKSDFTGTEARVSDYILQELENFSAMTIHDIGIGAYTSNASIIRLAKKLGFEGFKDFKIQLVKDIQASFTQVSAVDPNFPFDVTDNVNAISKKLSDLSIKAITETTNHINTKEIQELAKVMSKSNRIFLYGIGDSQIRINSFQNKLMKLNIYAIVADNYSEEIWHTLNAQTGDIALFVTYGGHTQSMANNLKQLRRNKVKTALITASREDQLRSYSDFVISLPKGEGDKGKISTFFSQIAIDYVLNLLFSLIYKEDFTKNAIETKKKNLAFKKIGGKK; encoded by the coding sequence ATGACATTACTTTACCAATTGCAAGAAAAGTCTGATTTTACAGGAACTGAAGCGCGAGTTTCAGATTATATATTGCAAGAATTAGAAAATTTTTCAGCCATGACTATTCATGACATTGGTATAGGAGCTTATACCTCTAATGCATCAATTATAAGACTTGCCAAAAAATTAGGTTTCGAGGGATTCAAGGACTTCAAGATTCAACTTGTTAAAGATATTCAAGCAAGTTTTACTCAAGTTAGTGCAGTAGATCCTAATTTTCCTTTTGATGTGACTGATAACGTAAATGCGATTAGTAAGAAATTATCAGATTTATCTATCAAGGCAATTACTGAAACTACCAATCATATCAATACAAAGGAAATACAAGAGCTTGCCAAGGTAATGTCAAAAAGCAATCGAATTTTTTTATATGGTATTGGTGACTCTCAAATCAGAATCAATAGTTTCCAAAATAAATTAATGAAACTAAACATCTACGCCATTGTAGCTGATAACTATAGTGAAGAAATTTGGCACACTCTTAATGCTCAAACGGGAGATATCGCCTTATTCGTGACCTATGGTGGTCATACCCAAAGTATGGCAAATAATTTAAAACAGTTACGGCGAAATAAAGTAAAAACAGCATTAATTACAGCAAGCCGAGAAGATCAGTTACGTAGCTATAGTGATTTTGTCATTTCCTTACCAAAGGGTGAAGGTGACAAAGGGAAAATAAGCACCTTTTTCTCACAAATTGCCATAGATTATGTCTTAAATTTGTTATTTTCATTGATTTATAAAGAAGACTTTACAAAAAATGCCATAGAAACAAAGAAAAAGAACCTAGCTTTCAAAAAAATAGGAGGAAAGAAATAA
- a CDS encoding Gfo/Idh/MocA family protein, with protein sequence MKLLIAGAGMIVKDFLTMTKDLENIELVGIVGIEQDLEIMTHLSETYSIEQVSTNFQSALETMEIDTVYVALPNHLHYQFSKLALEAGKHVICEKPFTLKLKELEELEELAKQRHLILVEAITTLYLKNYHLLKESIAQIGTVKLLECNYSQYSSRYNLFKEGTILPAFNPKFGGGALMDINIYNIHFVVGLYGAPDSVNYFPNIENGVDTSGILVLSYPEFKAVCIGAKDSSSQSFAKVQGTKGTVQVNGSVNFLESFSLNLLYEQEEIIDVKNHSHRMFDEFKQFICLIEEKDFDFATKQMQESKTVISIVEQAFEGTGITIG encoded by the coding sequence ATGAAATTATTAATTGCTGGCGCAGGAATGATTGTCAAAGATTTTTTAACAATGACAAAAGATTTGGAAAATATTGAATTAGTTGGAATTGTTGGGATTGAGCAAGATTTAGAAATAATGACTCACTTGAGTGAAACATATAGTATTGAACAAGTTAGTACGAACTTCCAATCAGCATTAGAGACAATGGAGATTGATACAGTCTATGTAGCTTTGCCCAATCACTTGCATTATCAGTTTTCAAAGTTGGCTTTAGAAGCTGGAAAACATGTTATTTGTGAAAAACCATTTACACTAAAATTGAAAGAATTGGAAGAGTTAGAAGAGCTTGCTAAACAGAGACATTTAATTTTAGTTGAAGCAATTACTACTCTATATCTCAAAAATTATCACCTTTTAAAAGAATCAATCGCTCAGATTGGGACTGTTAAACTTTTGGAATGCAATTATTCACAATATTCATCTCGATATAATTTATTCAAAGAAGGAACAATTCTGCCAGCATTTAATCCTAAATTTGGTGGCGGAGCCTTGATGGATATCAACATTTACAACATTCACTTTGTCGTAGGTCTTTATGGAGCTCCCGACTCTGTCAATTACTTTCCAAACATTGAAAATGGGGTTGATACTTCTGGAATTTTGGTCCTATCCTATCCAGAATTTAAGGCTGTTTGTATTGGGGCAAAGGATTCCTCATCACAGTCATTTGCCAAAGTTCAAGGGACTAAAGGCACTGTACAAGTTAATGGCTCAGTTAACTTTTTAGAGAGTTTTAGTCTAAATTTATTATATGAGCAGGAAGAAATCATTGATGTTAAAAACCATAGTCACCGCATGTTTGATGAATTTAAACAATTTATTTGCTTAATTGAGGAAAAAGATTTTGACTTTGCGACAAAACAAATGCAGGAAAGTAAAACAGTTATCAGTATTGTTGAGCAAGCCTTTGAAGGCACTGGAATTACTATAGGTTAA